The following is a genomic window from Candidatus Zixiibacteriota bacterium.
CGGTGCGCCCGCGCCGTCTAAAAATTGCACGGTATTCGCGACGATCTCGTGCTTGCTTCGCTTCTTGCCGTCGGGAGTTTCCCAGCGGCGCTGGTTCAGCCGCCCGTCCACCAGGACTCGCGAGCCCTTACGGAGAAAACTCTTGCTGTTCTCCGCCACCCGCCCCATCGCCACGACGTCGATGTAGCAGACGTCCTCCTTGAGCTCCTCGTGGACGCGGTAACGGTGAGGGACCGCCAGCGAAAACTCGCAAACCGCGGCGCCCGCCGGCGTGTAACGAAGCTCCGGGTCCCGGGTGAGATTTCCCAACAAGATGACTTTGTTGTACTCGCCCATCGGAGGGCCGCCCGGCGGTTCGCCTCCTTAGGCCGGCGCTTCCGCTTTGCCCGGGCCCGGCTCGCCGCCCGTCTTCCCGCCTTCCTCCTCGCGGCTCTTGGGAGGAGACACGCCGCGAGTCGGGCTCCCCTCTTCCGCCCGGACCG
Proteins encoded in this region:
- the ssb gene encoding single-stranded DNA-binding protein, which produces MGEYNKVILLGNLTRDPELRYTPAGAAVCEFSLAVPHRYRVHEELKEDVCYIDVVAMGRVAENSKSFLRKGSRVLVDGRLNQRRWETPDGKKRSKHEIVANTVQFLDGAGAPAGDQDQESH